The uncultured Carboxylicivirga sp. genomic interval GAAGTGTGGGATTATATTATCGAATTGCTACAAGATGCCGAAAGAGATATGTATAAAAATACCGATCCTCAATTTCAGGAAGGAAGGGCATCGGCCGGAGCAGCAGCTTCGCTGTTGGCAAAATCGTATTTAACAATCGCATCAGCTTCGATGCCATCGGGTAATATTACGGTTAAAGGGGGTATTCCTTATGAAGATAGAGGAGAGGTAAGATATTATACCAACCCTGTATCAATGGTGTTTGAAAAAGATCAGGTTGCTGGTTATGAAGAATTCGATTCTCAAGCCTTTTATAAATTGGCTCGCGATAAGGCTAAACAAGTGATGGATCAAGAGTACGGTAACTATGGATTTTTATCGTTCGATCAATTATGGGCTTTGGCATATCAAAACAAAACAGAGCATATCTGGAGTATTCAGGCACGATCTGGTGATGTTAAGTACGGATCGGGTGTTTCAATGTACTATACTGGCACCGAAGATGGATCAGGTGTGATCATCACCGGTTTATGGCACGGATGTCGCGATCACTGGTATAAGTTGTTCGAAAGAAATGATTTGCGAATTGTAGATGGAGTAATGCATCGTTGGTTGCATAATATGCACATGAGCTGGAATGGAGGAGCTTTTTATCCTAATAACGACGAATATTCGATTAGAGCACGTGGTTATTATGTCTCGGGTAATGATACTATTTATAACGATCCTGTAACTGGCAATCCTTTTCAAAAATCTCCCGAATATAACGATGGACGTAATTATGTGTGTGATCAAACCAGTGACTATTTAGCTTTTCTAACAAAATATTACGATGTATCGGATCGAACTCAGGAAAAAACCGATGCAGCATGGCCTGTGTTGCGTTATGCTGATGTTGTATTGATGTTTGCCGAAGCCGAAAATGAAGTAAGTGGAGGTGGATCTAACGAAGCTCTTAATGCTTTAAACGAAGTGCGTTTGAGAAGTCGTGCAAGTGCAAAAACCTTTACTGGCGAGGCTTCTATTGCTTCAGTTGATGCTTTCCGTTCAGCGGTTATCGAAGAGCGTGCAATGGAATTGGCCTTGGAAGGTGATCGTCGTTGGGATTTAATTCGTTGGGGTATTTATTTGCAGGTAATGAACAGTATTGGGGGTAACGATGAGGTTGGAGTGCGTAAAGTTCGTGAGCCTAAGCACTTATTATATCCTATTCCGGTTGATGAAGTACTTACTAATGGTGCTATCAACCGAAACAATCCTGGCTGGGATTAATGTTGATCACAATTTGTAATTTAAAAAAGAAATTCAATGAAAAAGAAACTATATAGTAATATGCTTTTAATCCTCATGGGATTAATTGCTTTTACGTCATGCGAAGATATTGTTACTTATAATGATGGGTATGATGATGGAACAAAGTCATACGGACCTCCTGAAATTACTAAAATTACTACTGTTGGAGATAGTTCGGTTGTGATTGATCAGGCTGACTTTGCTGATGTAATTTCAATTTATGGAGTAAATTTAAGTCAGGTTGTTTCAATTACTTTTAATGATGTTCAAGTTGATTTAGATGAGATATTTGCTCGTAATTCCCGCATCGTTTTGCCAGTTCCAAGACAAGTGCCTGATGAAATTGATAATACTTTAACTATTATTACGGAGTTAGGAAATACTTCAACTGAATTTGTTGTTGAAGTTCCCCCATTGATTGTTGATGGACTCTATAATGAGTTTGCAACTGCTGGTGATGAAGTAGAGGTGATTGGTAAAAACTTCGATTTATATGGAGTTACAGTTGATGATGCAGTAGTTGAAATTAATGGTCAAGAAATTGAAGTTTTGGATGCTACTGAAACGGGACTTAAATTCGTAATTCCTGAACAAACAGCTGATAACACAAGCATATACATCAGTAGCCCAAAGGTTGAAACCCCAATAGAAGTGCAATTTCGAAATGCTGGTTATAGAATATTATACTTCGATAGCGAAAATGGAGGAATGTGGAGTGGTTTTGAATATCTGACTGACGGTTCAAATGATGGAGATCCTTTACCATTGTATGGTGTTAGTCCGTATTCGCGTGTTTTAGGAAATTTTGAGGCTTGGAGTTGGAGCGTCCCTTTTGGCGGAGGTTTTAATTTAGATGATGAAGATATTGTTTCTAATCCAGGTGATTATTGGGTGAAATTCGAAATGCTTACCAAAAGTAATAAAGCCTTGAGTATCGGTAATTTAATTGTTGGCGAAAAATCGTGGAATCCAGCCGAAGGAGGTTTGGCTTTTAATACTTACAATAATTGGAAAACTATCACTTTTGATTTAGTTGAAGTGATTTCAGCGCCTGCAATAGGGTGGAATGGTTGGGCCTTTGTGTTTCAGCCATCAGATAATATTGATGCTGACTTCAGTTTTTGCAATATGCGAATCGTCAAAAAATAAAAAAGCAAATTAAGATGAAGAATCCTAAATATTTAAATTTCAAATCATTTATGTTGGTAATATTGGTAGTATTTACTCTTGTTGCCTGCGAAGATGATGATAATGATGTGATAAACGGTATCATTCCAACTGTTTCTGGAATTACTCCAAGTCAGAATGTATTTCCTGGTGATATTATAGCCATTGAAGGGAGCGATTTGGAACAAATTCATATTATTCGAATTGGAGAAGTGTTTTTGATAAAGGAGTCGGGGATAATTTCCAAAACCGATGAAAAACTTGAGTTTGAATTGCCAGCAGAAGCTCCGGAAGGAGAAGTTTTTGTAGTGAGTAGTGAAGAAACAATTCCGAATGTGTTGGCTGGCGAAATTACTTTGCAAAAAAGTATAATAGAAACAGTTGAACCTGAAGTGGTAGAACCTGGTACTGTTATAAGTGTTTTTGGGCAGTATCTCCACTTAGTAGCTGAAGTATGGGTAGGTAACGTTGAGTTGGTGAATATTACTATCGATGCAGATAATACTATTATTACGGCTACTTGTCCTGAGAATATCGAAACAGGTTTCTTAAAACTGATTATGGTAAATGGAATCGAAATTACTTATCCAAATCCAATTACAAAGAAAGAAGTGATATTGCCTGTTGTTGGAAGTATAACAGATGGTTATTTAAATGAATCCATTAAGATTACGGGTGATAATCTGGATCAGGTAACCGCAATTGTTTTTCAGGATGATCTGGTTGTTAATAGTATCGATTTTGTTACGCTACAACAGCGCGAAATTGAAGTAATAGTACCTGTTGATGCTAAAACAGGTTTGGTTACGGCAATTTTAAAGAGTACAGATGGTGATGTCGTAACTCCCGAATTTACTTTAGAAGAAAGAGAAAGTAATGTCGATCCCATTACGCCAGAAACAATTGTTATAATCGACTATGAAGTTCACGGAGGTCATGATGGTAGTTGGGATCCCGGTTGGAGTGGAGGTACTGAAATCGTTACTGAAGCTGAGAATACATTTTTGATTACCAATGCAGATGTTGATGGATGGATCATGAATTGTAATCATCAAAGTGATGGTGCTCCTTCTCATTTAATTGAAAATGTAGAAAATTATATACTTAAGTTAGATGTTCGTGTTCAGGAAGGTGTTACCGGAGCTGATGAAGCAGCTATGCAATTTGTACTAGGGGATGAAGGAAATGGCCCCGGATGGGTATGGTTTGGAGCAGGTTTGCTGCCTGCTTCAACAAATGGAAGCTGGGTTACAATTTCGATTGATCCTACTGATATTGGATTGAGTGGAGATGTTGATTTGCGAACCGGAACAAATGGTTTATATGGTGGTGTTGTTCCTGCTGGAGTAAGTTTTGATAATTTAAGGTTTGATCCGAAGTAAAATATAGTAAAAAAGGGCCGAATTTAATTCGGCCCTAGTTAATTTAGTAAAACTCGGCTTAGTTTTATATTTTACAATTTATTCATGTATGAGTCAATTAAATACTTGTATTCTTATGTTTCTGTCTTTACTATTTTATAACTGTTCTAATAATAGTGCTGTTAGTACCAAAGTTCCCAAAATTGTTTCTACTATTTTTGATCATGAGGTATTAGGTGTGCAAATACCTTCTTCAATACAAATTATTTATGATATGGGAGTGTGTTTCTCTTCTATTTTTAATACGGTTTTCAGGAAAATACTATACATTAATGCCTGATTGGAAAAGGAATGGTTATGAATAAATTTATTGGACTTTTATTACTTGTATTTACAATAGTAGTTTACTCATGTCAATCAGAGCATGAGCAGACTAGTTTTAAAGTAAAGGATGGTCGGTTATTTGATGCTCGTAACAATGAGTTTGTTATACGAGGAATGAATATGCCACATGCATGGTTTACCAATTCATCGTTTAAAGCATTAGATGAACTTACAAAATACAATGTTAATTGCGTAAGAATTGTTTGGGAAGTAGGGTTACAAGTAGCCGAATTAGAAAAAGTGGTTGAACATTGTGTGGATCTGCAAATGATTCCAATGATTGAATTGCATAATGCAACGGGAGACTCTACTGATACAAAACTATTAGAGATGGTTCAATACTATACCAGTGATGAAATGAAAGCATTGGTAAAAAAGTATGAAAGCTATATACTACTTAATATTGCCAATGAATGGGGAGATCATTCAATGAGTGATGAATATTGGAGGGATGCTTATAATAAGGCCGTTAGAATTATGCGTAATGCTGGTTATAAAACTACAATCGTTATTGATGCTCCAGGGTGGGGACAAAATGTAACACCCATTCTTAATTATGGTCAGCAATTATTAGATGAAGATCCAATGCATAATCTTTTGTTTTCGATCCATATGTATGGTTCATGGAACGATGAAGGCAAAATCAAAAGTACTCTTACACAAGTAAAAGAAATGAAGATACCTCTTGTAATTGGCGAGTTTGGCTATAACTTCCATGATGGGGATAATAACCTTTCTTGTACAGTCAATCATCAGGTAATTTTAAAAGAATGCGAAAAACTTCATATAGGATATATTCCGTGGTCGTGGACTGGGAATAATGATGAAAACCGATGGCTTGATATTGTTTCAAGAGATGATTGGAAATCTCTTACTAAATGGGGTAGAGAAGTTCTGATGTCGGACTATGGTATTAAAAATACAGGTAAAAAGGCTAGTGTTTTTCGTTAGCTAGTTAGACATAGATATAATAATAGTGAAGAGGTTGCTCAAATGGGTAGCCTCTTTTTTTATTATCTGTGTTATGTGAAGCTTACCATATGTAATTGAGATGTCCTTCTGATGTTGACGTGATCGAATTTATATAATTTCATATCAAACACATATTAAATTCAAATTCAATTCATATTAAATTCGATTTATATTGAATTTAATATGGATATGGTAAGAGTTAATTATAGTTTATAATTAAGATTGAAGAGAGGTTGTTACGTTACTGAAAGTATTCTGATACTTACCTAGCCATAATTGAACCTTACCCTAAAAGGTTTCTTAATCTTTGTTTCTTCTTTGAATACTTAAGCATTTCTTCTTAGTCAAATAGAATTCAAAGTACTCTATTGGTGAAAATACTTTATTGACGCCCTTTTTTTATGAATTAAGAGAAGAGGAGGTGTTTTTGTTAATCCCGACTATGGTTTTGAAGGAAAAACAATGTTAGTGTTTATAGTACATTCATAAAAGTGGCTTTTTAAGGTGAATTTTGCGGTTAATATATGTTAATCAAAGCTGTGTTTATTTACTTTTCTTAATACTATAGGGTGTAGTAATATATTCAATAGTAAAGCGTTAAAATTCAATTCTGTATTGAATGGTAGATGAGTATTGACAGTGCTTTTATGAATGTTAAATTGCAGTATTGCAGGTGTAAAACAATTTGATTGGCTTGTTGATTATTTATATGTACATATATATAAATGCGTATGCGTAACAGGCTGGTATTAAGGATAAAAATATTTTAGTCTTAAAAAAAAATAAAACTTAATGCGGTAAAGTATAAAAACTAATATAAAAATGTATAAATTTGTTAATGAATCTTAGTGTTGATTCTACAATAACTAAAACAAATCAGTTAATCTAAATTAAAATCTATGAATGTAAATCTGCGATTTTTAACTGTTATTGTTATATGGCTGATGGTTCATACTATATATGGACAAAGCAAAACAATAACCGGAACAGTTAAAGATGATACCGGGGAGCCTTTACCTGGTGTATCTATAATTATTGAAGGTACAGCTACAGGAACTATTTCTGATGTAAATGGTTATTTTAGCTTGAATGTTCCACAAGGAGATGTAAATCTTGTTTTTTCTTTTATTGGATTTAAAAAACAAACTATTAATGTTACAAAGCAAACTGAATTAAAAGTTCAATTGATATCTGATACCAAAGGGCTTGATGAAGTTGTGGTGGTTGGATATGGAACAATGAAGAAAAGTGATTTATCCGGAGCTTCTGTATCGGTTGGAGAAGATAAAATTAAAGGATCAGTAATAACAAACATTGATCAGTCGTTACAAGGACGTGCTGCAGGTGTTACTTCTGTGTCAACTTCCGGTGCTCCGGGTTCGTCATCTTCAATACGTGTACGTGGGCAGTCCACAATCAATTCAAATGCAGAACCTCTTTATGTAATTGATGGTGTTATTATTCAAGGTGGTGGAAATAGTGGCGGTGATTTTGGGTTGGGTGATGCTTTAGGTAATGGATCAACCTCAACAATTTCTCCACTCTCTACGATAAATCCGTCTGATATTGTATCAATGGAGATACTCAAGGATGCCTCTGCTACTGCCATATATGGAGCTCAGGGAGCAAACGGAGTTGTATTAATTACAACAAAACGAGGAAAAGCTGGTGATGCGAAATTCTCATATGAGGGATTGACCGCTTGGCAACGTCAGATGAATCGTTTGGATATGATGAATTTGCGTGAATTTGCAGGGTATTATAATGAATTGGCCTCAACCGGAGAATTAGGTGAAGGACAGGACTATTCAGATCCGTCGCTGTTGGGAGTTGGTACCAATTGGCAAGATGCTATTTTTCAGACTGCAATGCAGACTCAGCATCAGTTATCAGCACAAGGGGGATCGGATAAGGTAAGGTATTATGTTTCAGGTTCGCACATGGATCAGGACGGTACTATCATTGGTTCTAATTTTAAGAGATATTCTTTTAGAACTAATCTTGATGCACAGCTTAAATCTTGGTTGAAACTTGGATTGAATGCTATGTATTCCGGAACTAGTGAGCGTTTGACACTCGCAGATAGTGACGAAGGTATTGTTAACTATTCATTGACTACCCCTCCAGATATTCCAATTTATAACATAGATGGAAGTTATGCTACTGTGGTAAAAGAAGGATATACATCTGTTAATCCAATTGCAATGGCCTTGCTTGATGATATATTACTTGACCGGAATAAGCTTAATGGTAGTATCTTTGCTGAAGTATCTCCAATTGAAAATCTTACTTGGCATACCGAATTAGGTTTTGATATCAGTTATTCTAAAGCTGAAACGTATTCTCCAATGGTTAATCTTGGTACATGGACCCGACCAAGTAATGAAAGTTCTATTCAGAAGAATAACAGTACCTTTATGCAGTTTAAAAACTATTTGACATACAACGGTCGCTTTTTAGATAAGAATAGTTACACTGTTATGCTTGGTCAAGAATCATGGGAAAGTAATTATGATTATCAGCGAATTCAAAATACAGGTCTTCCTTCAGATGATGTTCATAATCCGGCACTTGGTACTGGTACGCCAACTATTGGTTATGGTTTCGGTAGTTCATCGATGGTTTCTGTGTTTGGTCGATTAAACTATAATTATAGCGATCGTTACCTGCTAACCTATACTTACCGTCGTGATGCCTCTTCAAATTTTGGTAAAGATAACCGTTGGGCAGGATTTCATGCTGCAGCCGTTTCGTGGAGATTCTCGAATGAAAACTTTTTTGCCTCACTACTCCCAATAATCAACAATGGTAAGTTGCGTTTAGGCTGGGGACAAACAGGTAACTCTAATATTGGGGGATACAAATGGGGGTCTTCCATCTCTAAGATGCCTACTGGTTTAGGTATGGGGTATCGTCCAGCTAATATTCCTAATACAGGTATTAAATGGGAAACCCAAGAGCAATGGAATGCGGGTATCGACTTGTCATTTTTCAATTCACGTATAAATCTTACAGCAGATGTATATAATAAGGTATCAGAAGATATGCTTATGCAGCTTCAGTTGCCATCGTATATGGGTACGCGAGGAAATGTTTCTTCGGCGATAGCCGCACCTTGGGGTAATTATGGTTCTATTGAAAATGAAGGGTTGGAAATAACACTAGGTGGTCGTCCTACAGTAGGGCAATTTAAGTGGGATACTGAATTTCAGATTTCGTTCAATCGTAATAAATTAGTTTCATTGGATGGTACTGCTTCGAGTCATATTGAAGGCTATGGACAATGGAGTGATGTAGTTACGTTGACAGAAGTAGGTGAATCTCTTTACAACTTTTATGGTTACCAGGTAGAAGGTGTTTATAAAGATTTGGATGATATAGAAAGCTCGCCAAAACCTGTTAAATATCCTTCAGATGGTGTGTTTAACAGGTCAAGTACCGTGTGGGTTGGCGACCTTAAGTTTAAGGATATCAGTGGACCTGATGGTAAACCCGATGGCATTATAGATGAATATGATCGAACTAACATTGGTTCACCTATGCCTAAGTTTACTTTTGGTTTTAATAATACCTTTTCTTACAAGAATGTAGACCTTACAATATTTGTTAATGGTTCGTATGGGAATAAGGTGTATAACTACTTGTCAATGAAGTTAACACATATGAATAGTGGTTGGACAAACCAGTTGTCGGATGTTAATGATCGTGCGAGGCTCGAAGCTATTGATGGAAATATAGACTATTCATCAGGTGTAGATGTGTCTGGTAATGGGCAGTTGGTATATAATTGGTACGACGATATAACCAATGTAAGGGTATCAAATTCAGATACAAATATACCTCGAGCATCAATTGCAGATCCTAATGATAATGACCGTATTAGTGATCGTTACGTTGAAGATGGATCCTATATTCGAATTAAAAATATCACTTTGGGATATACTTTCCCTAAACATTTGATTCAGAAAGTTAGACTGGAAAACCTCAGAATTTATACTAATATTCAGAATGTATACACATTCACCAAATATTCGGGTTATGATCCGGAAATTGGTGCTAGTACAGCAAGTTCCAACGTTTATGGCTTAGACAACGGTCGTTATCCATCGCCTACTGTTGTGTCTTTTGGTTTAAATCTTACATTTTAAAACTGACTCAATATGAAATACAAAAATATATTTAATGCATTAGCTGTTGTAGTATTGGGCTTTTCACTGAGCGCATGTGAAGACTTTTTGGATCGTCCTGCAGAAGATACCTACAACGTTGATAACTTCTATCAAAATGATGAACAGTTGTATCAAACAGCAAATCAATTGTATAATTCGCCATGGTATGACTTTCAGCGTGGTTTTATAAAAGTGGGCGAAGTGATGGCCGGTAATTACTATATGGGAAGTTCACCATACCTGACGTTAACGGTTAATTCTAGTGATGAGGATTTGACGAATATGTCAGCGTCGTTATGGTCGGTGAATGCTTATTGTAATACATTGTTAAAGAATGTAAATGAGAAGGCTGGACCAGAAACAACAGAACGTGCTCGTAAGGCCGTCAAAGGTGAAGCATTGACATGGAAAGCAATGACCTACTTCTTTTTAGTACGTTCATTTGGAGCCGTCCCTATTATTCATGAGAACTCAGAAATGATTGCATCTAACAACTATAATGATGTTTATAAAGCAAAAGTAGAAAATGTTTACGATTACATTATTCTTACTCTGGAACAGGCGATTGAATGGTTGCCGGAGAGTGCTGAGCCAGGTCGTATAGATAAATATTGTGCCGAAGGTTTACTTGCGAAAGTATATTTAACAAAAAGCGGTTTGGGTATGATTGGAACTCGTTACGAACCAGATTTGGAGAAAGCTGCAGAATATGCCAAAGATGTAATTGATAATAGTGGTCGATCTTTAATGTCGAATTATTCTGACATTTTTCGTATTGCTAATAATACTAATCCAGAAAGTCTTATGGCATGGAGATGGACAGCAGAAGGTGGTGTCTGGACTTCTCAAAATTCATTTCAATCAGATCTGGCAATTGTTGGGTTTGATGAATATGTTAGTTGGGGCGGTTGGGGTGGTCCTTCTGTTGATTTGATAGAGGCTTTCGACGAAGATCCAGCATCTGCCACACGTCAAAATGTAGATACTCGACGTAAGGCTACACTTATGATGTTGGGGGATGTATATGATTATTTTTGGACTGATGAAGGAGGATTTGATTATATTGACTTTTGTTATAGTGATGTTACTCATGGTGGTAAAATTGGTCCCCAAGTTTATCAGTCGCCTACCGGAGCTAATTGTGTGAAACAATTGGTTGGTGACAATGCTGATCATGTAGCAGGTGTTGGCCATAGTATGGGACGTATGGCAACAAGTTTGGCAACACACCTTCTTCGTTTGTCGGAAGTGTACCTCATTTATGCAGAGGCAAAAATAGGTAATAAGGGTACAACTTCAGATCAGAGTGCTATTGATGCTTTTTATGCAGTTCGTCATAGAGCTCGTTCTGGATATGAGATGCCCACATCCATATCCTGGGATGACGTATGGAAAGAGCGTCGTTTGGAATTAGCCTGCGAAGGTGATCGTTGGTATGATTTTGTGCGATTGAGTTATTATAATGAAACAAGAGCAATCAACGAATTGACGAACCAAAAGAGAAATGCATATACTGGTTTAGATGGTGCCTATAAAACCTGGTGGGAGGGAGGTAACCTCGATGCATCGGGTATAACATATGATACAAGTGTTGCTCCGCCAAATGTCAATTCAGATTCTTTTACATTGCCTTTCCCCGATACAGATCTTGCACTTAACAAGCATTTGTCGGAAGATCCAATAGAGGTGGATGTAACGCAGTATAAATATTATTAATGTAGTCACAAAGTAAATAATATAGCAATGAAAGTTATATCAAAATATTTAAGTCGTTGGTTAATGCTTTGTGCAGTGGTACTTTCTGTAATAGGATTGTCATCTTGCGAGGATCAACCAGACGAATATAAAATAGCAGGTGGTTCACCTGAAGTAATCTATATAAGAACACCAGAGCGAGCTGACTCTTTGGTAACGTCAGCATTATTAGGTACGCGACTTGTGTTGGTTGGTAACAATTTACGCAGTGTTACAGAGTTGTATTTTAATGATGTTGAAGCAGTTTTATCAACTAGTTTTATTACTGATAATACATTGTTTGTTTCTGTTCCAAAAACTTTGCCTACAGTATTATCAAATACTATATCAATGGTGAATTCAGCAAAAGATACAATTAGGATTCCTTTCGTTTCTGAGGTGCCTGCACCTGTATTGTCATCTATGGCTTGCGAACGAGTTAAACCAGGAGAGATTGCCACTGTTGTAGGTGACTATCTGCTTTCTTACGAAAGTTCACCTATGATAATCACCATGCCTGATGGGCAGACGGTAACTGAATTTGAAAAGTTATCAAAAACCAGTGTTTCTTTTGTCGTTCCGGAAGGTTGTACTGAAAGTGGACCCATATCCATAACATCAGCATATGGTACTACTGCATCTACTAAATTCCAATTTAACGATGAGCGTGGTATTATGTTTGAATTTGATGGATTAACTGGTCTCACCAATCATGGTTGGCATGCGCGTGATATTCTTAGTGATGAAACTAGTATTACGGGTAATTTTGTTCAGTTTGGTAATGGTTCTGCAATAATGAGTGAAGATGGTGGCTGGGATGACTCCAACTTCTCATTTGAATATTGGTGTGGTGATTGGAATGACCCGCAAGAATTCTTGGGAACAGATAAAAGACTTACTGACCTTGTAGACTTTTCAGACTGGCAAAATATGGCTCTCAAATTCGAACTTTACATTCCTTCTGGTTCATCATGGTCTGCAGGTGCCATGCAGCTTATTTTTGCTGGTACCGATCTTGTGACGCTTGGTGGTGGTGGAGGTTATCCTCCTGCTAACAATACTTTCTTTCAGGGCAATTCCTTACCACGTGGAATCTATCGTCCATGGGAATCAACAGGATCATTTAATACAGATGATCAGTGGATTACTGTTACTGTTCCGTTCTCTGATTTTATTTATGGAATGGATGGAAGCATGGCTACAGGCTCTCTTAATGCAGATAGTTTTGCGAGCTTCACCCTTTTTATTGTTAGTGGTGGTATAACAGGTGTTGAATGTACGCCGATATTTAAAGTGGACAACATTCGTGCTGTACCATATAAGTAAGATCTTTAAAAAAAAATCACATGAAAAGATTAAATATAACCTTGGCACTGATAATGTGTCTGCTGGTGGCGGTGAGCAGCGTTTTTATCTCTTGCGACAAAAGCGATGATCTCGACACAAATCAAATTAAAGGTGGTGTTTCGCTTAATGTTGCTCAACTACAGGTAACTCGTGGTGGATATATGCAGTTTAAGGGAAGTGGCTTGGATCAGATCGAAACTATTGTATTTCCAACAGATGTTGCTGTATCAGACATTGAGGTAGTAGATGAATATACCATTCGATGTATTGTTCCTGAAGAAGCTATTGAAGGTA includes:
- a CDS encoding RagB/SusD family nutrient uptake outer membrane protein, producing MNRNILNKGFLSVSLLTIALLFSSCEDWLREKTYDFISEVEDSDSGADQLVLGTYSYLLDDMFRWNQFPKVLDMDCDYASGPDWSLSQIGAGNFQGDQGMDPVWKKSYTLIHRANNAIELISKMNNVTEAHKLNTIGEMKFIKAWGYFLLVRAYGDVPIYKQSVNTGVDFNQPRKPIKEVWDYIIELLQDAERDMYKNTDPQFQEGRASAGAAASLLAKSYLTIASASMPSGNITVKGGIPYEDRGEVRYYTNPVSMVFEKDQVAGYEEFDSQAFYKLARDKAKQVMDQEYGNYGFLSFDQLWALAYQNKTEHIWSIQARSGDVKYGSGVSMYYTGTEDGSGVIITGLWHGCRDHWYKLFERNDLRIVDGVMHRWLHNMHMSWNGGAFYPNNDEYSIRARGYYVSGNDTIYNDPVTGNPFQKSPEYNDGRNYVCDQTSDYLAFLTKYYDVSDRTQEKTDAAWPVLRYADVVLMFAEAENEVSGGGSNEALNALNEVRLRSRASAKTFTGEASIASVDAFRSAVIEERAMELALEGDRRWDLIRWGIYLQVMNSIGGNDEVGVRKVREPKHLLYPIPVDEVLTNGAINRNNPGWD
- a CDS encoding glycan-binding surface protein; this encodes MKKKLYSNMLLILMGLIAFTSCEDIVTYNDGYDDGTKSYGPPEITKITTVGDSSVVIDQADFADVISIYGVNLSQVVSITFNDVQVDLDEIFARNSRIVLPVPRQVPDEIDNTLTIITELGNTSTEFVVEVPPLIVDGLYNEFATAGDEVEVIGKNFDLYGVTVDDAVVEINGQEIEVLDATETGLKFVIPEQTADNTSIYISSPKVETPIEVQFRNAGYRILYFDSENGGMWSGFEYLTDGSNDGDPLPLYGVSPYSRVLGNFEAWSWSVPFGGGFNLDDEDIVSNPGDYWVKFEMLTKSNKALSIGNLIVGEKSWNPAEGGLAFNTYNNWKTITFDLVEVISAPAIGWNGWAFVFQPSDNIDADFSFCNMRIVKK
- a CDS encoding glycan-binding surface protein; the encoded protein is MKNPKYLNFKSFMLVILVVFTLVACEDDDNDVINGIIPTVSGITPSQNVFPGDIIAIEGSDLEQIHIIRIGEVFLIKESGIISKTDEKLEFELPAEAPEGEVFVVSSEETIPNVLAGEITLQKSIIETVEPEVVEPGTVISVFGQYLHLVAEVWVGNVELVNITIDADNTIITATCPENIETGFLKLIMVNGIEITYPNPITKKEVILPVVGSITDGYLNESIKITGDNLDQVTAIVFQDDLVVNSIDFVTLQQREIEVIVPVDAKTGLVTAILKSTDGDVVTPEFTLEERESNVDPITPETIVIIDYEVHGGHDGSWDPGWSGGTEIVTEAENTFLITNADVDGWIMNCNHQSDGAPSHLIENVENYILKLDVRVQEGVTGADEAAMQFVLGDEGNGPGWVWFGAGLLPASTNGSWVTISIDPTDIGLSGDVDLRTGTNGLYGGVVPAGVSFDNLRFDPK
- a CDS encoding cellulase family glycosylhydrolase: MNKFIGLLLLVFTIVVYSCQSEHEQTSFKVKDGRLFDARNNEFVIRGMNMPHAWFTNSSFKALDELTKYNVNCVRIVWEVGLQVAELEKVVEHCVDLQMIPMIELHNATGDSTDTKLLEMVQYYTSDEMKALVKKYESYILLNIANEWGDHSMSDEYWRDAYNKAVRIMRNAGYKTTIVIDAPGWGQNVTPILNYGQQLLDEDPMHNLLFSIHMYGSWNDEGKIKSTLTQVKEMKIPLVIGEFGYNFHDGDNNLSCTVNHQVILKECEKLHIGYIPWSWTGNNDENRWLDIVSRDDWKSLTKWGREVLMSDYGIKNTGKKASVFR
- a CDS encoding TonB-dependent receptor; protein product: MNVNLRFLTVIVIWLMVHTIYGQSKTITGTVKDDTGEPLPGVSIIIEGTATGTISDVNGYFSLNVPQGDVNLVFSFIGFKKQTINVTKQTELKVQLISDTKGLDEVVVVGYGTMKKSDLSGASVSVGEDKIKGSVITNIDQSLQGRAAGVTSVSTSGAPGSSSSIRVRGQSTINSNAEPLYVIDGVIIQGGGNSGGDFGLGDALGNGSTSTISPLSTINPSDIVSMEILKDASATAIYGAQGANGVVLITTKRGKAGDAKFSYEGLTAWQRQMNRLDMMNLREFAGYYNELASTGELGEGQDYSDPSLLGVGTNWQDAIFQTAMQTQHQLSAQGGSDKVRYYVSGSHMDQDGTIIGSNFKRYSFRTNLDAQLKSWLKLGLNAMYSGTSERLTLADSDEGIVNYSLTTPPDIPIYNIDGSYATVVKEGYTSVNPIAMALLDDILLDRNKLNGSIFAEVSPIENLTWHTELGFDISYSKAETYSPMVNLGTWTRPSNESSIQKNNSTFMQFKNYLTYNGRFLDKNSYTVMLGQESWESNYDYQRIQNTGLPSDDVHNPALGTGTPTIGYGFGSSSMVSVFGRLNYNYSDRYLLTYTYRRDASSNFGKDNRWAGFHAAAVSWRFSNENFFASLLPIINNGKLRLGWGQTGNSNIGGYKWGSSISKMPTGLGMGYRPANIPNTGIKWETQEQWNAGIDLSFFNSRINLTADVYNKVSEDMLMQLQLPSYMGTRGNVSSAIAAPWGNYGSIENEGLEITLGGRPTVGQFKWDTEFQISFNRNKLVSLDGTASSHIEGYGQWSDVVTLTEVGESLYNFYGYQVEGVYKDLDDIESSPKPVKYPSDGVFNRSSTVWVGDLKFKDISGPDGKPDGIIDEYDRTNIGSPMPKFTFGFNNTFSYKNVDLTIFVNGSYGNKVYNYLSMKLTHMNSGWTNQLSDVNDRARLEAIDGNIDYSSGVDVSGNGQLVYNWYDDITNVRVSNSDTNIPRASIADPNDNDRISDRYVEDGSYIRIKNITLGYTFPKHLIQKVRLENLRIYTNIQNVYTFTKYSGYDPEIGASTASSNVYGLDNGRYPSPTVVSFGLNLTF